One segment of Pandoraea pnomenusa DNA contains the following:
- a CDS encoding ATP-binding cassette domain-containing protein, which produces MALYSITGAQLAFGHVALLDNADFSLEAGERVGLIGRNGAGKSSLLKIVAGLTAPDDGLVARQAGLNTVYVPQEPQFDPAQSVFDAVALGLGDLHVLLSDYDHTAEALADAPEGAEHDALLARLNSLQSSLDAADAWQLKTRVETTIAQLGLDGHARVGALSGGMQKRVSLAQAWVAKPDVMLLDEPTNHLDFEAIRWLEELLIGYRGALLFITHDRSFLDRVATRIVELDRGHLLSYPGNFTQYQERKAAQLEVERVENEKFDKLLAQEEVWIRKGVEARRTRSVSRIERLKTMRNERAERREIQGNVRMDVAQAEKSGKIVAELTNVTKSYDGRVIVRDFSATLMRGDKVGLVGPNGVGKTTMLKLILGEIAPDSGQIRVGTNLQVAYFDQMRAQLDPERNLLDTISPGSDWIEINGTRKHVMSYLGDFLFSPERARSPVKSLSGGERNRLLLARLFARPANVLVLDEPTNDLDIPTLELLEELLEEYSGTVFLVSHDRTFLDNVVTSVIAAEGDGHWREYVGGFTDWQVQSARAAALSAQHAPADVAPKEAASATRRGTNRTVKLSYKEQRELDGLPERIAALENEQKDAAARLEDGSIFVKDPAAGAALSERFEAIELELLEALERWEVLEAKQRGESA; this is translated from the coding sequence ATGGCCTTGTACTCCATCACCGGCGCCCAGTTGGCGTTCGGTCACGTGGCATTGCTCGACAATGCCGATTTTTCGCTCGAAGCCGGTGAGCGCGTCGGGCTTATCGGACGCAATGGCGCCGGCAAGTCGTCGCTGCTCAAGATCGTGGCGGGGCTGACCGCGCCCGACGACGGCCTCGTTGCGCGTCAGGCCGGCCTGAATACGGTCTATGTACCGCAGGAGCCGCAGTTCGATCCGGCGCAAAGCGTGTTCGACGCCGTTGCACTCGGGCTGGGCGATCTGCACGTGCTGCTGTCCGACTACGACCACACGGCCGAGGCGCTCGCCGACGCACCCGAGGGCGCGGAGCACGACGCGCTGCTCGCCCGCCTGAACAGTTTGCAGTCGTCGCTCGACGCCGCCGACGCCTGGCAGCTCAAGACGCGCGTGGAGACCACCATCGCGCAGCTCGGCCTCGACGGCCATGCCCGCGTGGGCGCGCTCTCCGGCGGGATGCAAAAGCGCGTGTCGCTCGCGCAGGCCTGGGTGGCGAAGCCCGACGTGATGCTGCTCGACGAACCGACCAACCACCTCGATTTCGAGGCGATTCGCTGGCTCGAAGAGTTGCTGATCGGCTATCGCGGTGCACTGCTGTTCATTACCCACGACCGCAGCTTCCTCGATCGCGTTGCCACGCGCATCGTCGAACTCGATCGCGGACATTTGCTCTCCTACCCGGGCAACTTCACGCAATATCAGGAACGTAAGGCGGCCCAGCTCGAGGTCGAGCGCGTGGAGAACGAGAAGTTCGACAAGTTGCTCGCGCAGGAAGAAGTCTGGATCCGCAAGGGAGTGGAGGCGCGTCGCACGCGCAGCGTGTCGCGCATCGAACGACTCAAGACCATGCGCAACGAACGGGCCGAGCGTCGCGAGATCCAGGGCAACGTGCGCATGGACGTGGCGCAGGCCGAGAAGTCGGGCAAGATCGTCGCGGAGCTGACCAACGTCACCAAGTCGTACGACGGTCGCGTGATCGTGCGCGACTTCTCGGCGACGCTCATGCGTGGCGACAAGGTCGGTCTCGTGGGACCGAACGGCGTGGGCAAGACCACCATGCTCAAGCTGATCCTCGGCGAGATCGCGCCGGACAGCGGACAGATTCGCGTGGGCACGAACCTGCAGGTGGCGTACTTCGACCAGATGCGCGCGCAACTCGACCCGGAACGCAATCTGCTCGACACGATCAGCCCGGGCAGTGACTGGATCGAAATCAATGGCACGCGCAAGCACGTCATGAGCTATCTGGGCGATTTCCTGTTTTCGCCGGAGCGCGCCCGCTCGCCGGTGAAGTCGCTCTCCGGCGGCGAGCGCAATCGTTTGCTGCTCGCGCGCTTGTTCGCGCGTCCGGCCAACGTGCTCGTGCTCGACGAACCGACCAACGATCTCGATATCCCCACGCTCGAACTGCTCGAGGAATTGCTCGAGGAGTACAGCGGCACGGTGTTCCTGGTGAGTCACGACCGGACGTTCCTCGACAACGTCGTGACCTCGGTGATCGCCGCCGAGGGCGACGGCCACTGGCGCGAATATGTCGGCGGCTTCACCGACTGGCAGGTGCAGAGCGCGCGCGCGGCGGCGCTTTCGGCACAGCATGCGCCGGCGGACGTTGCGCCGAAGGAAGCCGCGAGCGCAACCCGACGCGGCACGAACCGCACGGTCAAGCTCAGCTACAAGGAGCAGCGTGAACTCGACGGGCTGCCCGAGCGCATCGCCGCGCTCGAGAACGAGCAGAAAGACGCGGCCGCCAGGCTCGAGGACGGTTCGATCTTTGTGAAAGATCCGGCGGCCGGGGCGGCGCTGTCCGAACGTTTCGAGGCGATTGAACTGGAGTTGCTCGAGGCGCTCGAACGCTGGGAAGTGCTCGAGGCGAAGCAGCGCGGCGAGAGCGCCTGA
- a CDS encoding GNAT family N-acetyltransferase — MEWMCKSFDELGATLLYRILAARNAVFVVEQQCPYQDIDGRDPQSLHLVAQSRDASNQPQIAAYLRLLPPGLAYDEASIGRVITAASHRGTGLGRELLARAVAIAEAKWPKAPLRIGAQAHLEAFYGSFGFVKASEPYDEDGIMHIEMLRAPASP, encoded by the coding sequence ATGGAATGGATGTGCAAGTCGTTCGATGAACTGGGCGCCACGTTGCTGTACCGCATTCTGGCCGCGCGCAACGCGGTGTTCGTGGTGGAGCAACAATGCCCGTATCAGGACATCGACGGTCGCGACCCTCAAAGCCTGCATCTTGTCGCGCAATCGCGTGACGCGTCGAATCAACCACAGATTGCCGCGTACCTGCGGCTGTTACCTCCGGGGCTGGCCTACGACGAAGCGTCGATCGGGCGGGTGATCACGGCGGCGTCGCACCGGGGCACCGGGCTCGGGCGCGAATTGCTTGCGCGCGCAGTGGCCATCGCCGAAGCGAAATGGCCAAAAGCCCCACTGCGAATCGGTGCGCAGGCCCACCTCGAGGCGTTTTACGGTAGCTTCGGATTCGTCAAGGCGAGCGAGCCCTATGACGAAGACGGCATCATGCACATCGAAATGCTGCGTGCGCCAGCGAGCCCCTAG
- a CDS encoding glutamine--tRNA ligase/YqeY domain fusion protein, whose translation MSTELNAASNFIRNIIDEDNRSGKWGQRVETRFPPEPNGYLHIGHAKAICLNFGVARDYDGVCHLRFDDTNPEKEETEYVDSIIDMVKWLGFSYQTPQKEHLYFASDYFEQLYQGAEILIQRGKAYVDSQSAEDMRANRGTLTEPGKDSPFRNRTVEENLDLFRRMRAGEFADGTHVLRAKIDMASPNINLRDPAIYRIRHAHHHRTGDAWCIYPMYTYAHPLEDAIENITHSLCTLEFEDQRPFYDWVLGELADAGMFTRPTPQQIEFARLQLTYAITSKRKLRQLVDEKFVDGWDDPRMPTLVGLRRRGFSPESLQLFCERIGVAKSASWIDMSILEQALRDDLDPKAPRATAVLDPLKLIIDNYPEGQQEDCQAPVHPHFPERGMRTFPISRELWIEREDFQAEPVKGFFRLFPGNKVRLRYGYVVECTGFDTDADGNVTAVHCNYFEDSRSGTPGADNYKVKGNIHWVSAAHALAAEVRIYDRLFLDPHPDAGEKNFLDALNPNAKRVTQAYIEPGLVSAAPEDRVQFERHGYFVADRHDAVPGKPVFNRIVSLKDSWAVKPAKGGGK comes from the coding sequence ATGAGCACAGAGCTGAACGCGGCATCCAATTTCATCCGCAACATCATTGACGAAGACAATCGCTCGGGCAAATGGGGCCAGCGCGTCGAGACGCGCTTTCCGCCGGAGCCGAACGGATATCTGCACATCGGTCACGCCAAAGCGATCTGCCTGAATTTCGGCGTGGCGCGCGACTACGACGGCGTGTGCCATCTGCGCTTCGACGACACCAACCCCGAAAAGGAAGAGACCGAATACGTCGACTCGATCATCGACATGGTCAAGTGGCTCGGTTTCAGCTATCAGACGCCGCAAAAGGAACACCTGTACTTCGCGAGCGATTACTTCGAGCAGCTGTATCAGGGCGCCGAAATCCTGATCCAGCGCGGCAAGGCCTATGTCGACAGCCAGAGCGCCGAAGACATGCGCGCCAATCGGGGCACCCTCACCGAACCGGGCAAGGATTCGCCGTTCCGCAATCGCACCGTCGAGGAAAATCTCGACCTGTTCCGCCGCATGCGCGCGGGCGAATTCGCCGACGGCACGCACGTGCTGCGCGCCAAGATCGACATGGCGTCGCCCAACATCAACCTGCGCGACCCGGCGATCTACCGGATTCGGCACGCCCACCACCACCGCACGGGCGACGCGTGGTGCATCTACCCGATGTACACGTACGCCCACCCGCTCGAGGACGCCATCGAGAACATCACGCACAGCCTGTGCACGCTGGAGTTCGAAGACCAGCGCCCGTTCTATGACTGGGTGCTCGGTGAGCTGGCCGATGCGGGCATGTTCACGCGCCCCACGCCGCAACAGATCGAATTCGCACGCCTGCAACTGACGTATGCGATCACGAGCAAGCGCAAGCTGCGTCAACTGGTCGACGAGAAGTTCGTCGACGGTTGGGACGATCCGCGCATGCCCACGCTGGTCGGCCTGCGTCGCCGCGGCTTCTCGCCCGAGAGCCTGCAACTGTTCTGCGAGCGCATCGGCGTTGCCAAGTCGGCGTCGTGGATCGACATGAGCATTCTCGAGCAGGCATTGCGCGATGACCTCGATCCGAAGGCACCGCGCGCGACGGCCGTGCTCGATCCGCTCAAGCTGATCATCGACAACTACCCCGAAGGCCAGCAGGAAGACTGCCAGGCGCCGGTGCATCCGCACTTCCCGGAGCGCGGCATGCGCACGTTCCCGATCTCGCGCGAGCTGTGGATCGAGCGCGAAGATTTCCAGGCCGAGCCGGTCAAGGGCTTCTTCCGGCTCTTCCCGGGAAACAAGGTGCGTCTGCGCTACGGCTACGTGGTCGAGTGCACCGGTTTCGACACCGATGCCGACGGCAATGTCACGGCGGTGCACTGCAACTACTTCGAGGACAGCCGTTCGGGCACGCCGGGCGCGGACAACTACAAGGTCAAGGGCAACATCCACTGGGTGAGCGCGGCGCACGCGCTGGCCGCGGAAGTGCGCATCTACGACCGCCTGTTCCTGGACCCGCATCCCGATGCCGGCGAGAAGAACTTCCTCGACGCCCTCAACCCGAATGCGAAGCGCGTCACGCAGGCGTACATCGAGCCGGGGCTGGTGAGCGCGGCGCCGGAAGATCGCGTGCAGTTCGAGCGTCACGGCTACTTCGTTGCCGACCGCCACGACGCGGTCCCGGGCAAACCGGTGTTCAACCGCATCGTCTCGCTCAAGGACAGCTGGGCAGTGAAGCCGGCCAAGGGTGGCGGCAAGTAA
- a CDS encoding urea transporter, which produces MPSGGGVLQRLADELHGLAANFAQIYFIPSAGAGVLLLAVLALADRPAALTGLAASAIASAIAIALRLPAEQRRKGLVGYNAALTGIAFGALWQPGVSGFVWLAACVALTVVVSAGLARRRFPALTGPFIGVMALTWVAQSWVGLVPRAGALACDAATPGFVFCSVGQVVFIAPLVLGLLTWYVLALWNVRATLWALAAAVAVWAGLVSATSLVSRTLPTWLASLSSLTSFGLSWPSIAAQAGGMGVNAFLAALGLGAFGRPASQRFAGAWLASILCVVLGHALAPIGWPYFTLPFNLAVWTVLAVSRAQPSPESA; this is translated from the coding sequence TTGCCGTCCGGCGGTGGGGTCCTCCAACGCCTGGCGGATGAGCTGCATGGACTGGCCGCGAACTTCGCGCAAATCTACTTCATTCCGTCGGCTGGCGCCGGTGTGTTGCTGCTCGCGGTCCTCGCGCTCGCCGATCGCCCTGCCGCCCTCACCGGGCTGGCGGCCAGCGCCATCGCCTCGGCGATCGCCATCGCGCTGCGACTGCCGGCCGAGCAGCGACGAAAGGGGCTCGTGGGTTACAACGCGGCGCTCACCGGCATCGCATTCGGCGCGCTTTGGCAACCCGGCGTCTCCGGCTTCGTCTGGCTCGCGGCATGCGTGGCACTGACCGTCGTCGTGTCCGCCGGACTCGCGCGCCGCCGGTTTCCAGCGCTCACAGGCCCCTTCATCGGCGTGATGGCGCTCACCTGGGTCGCACAGTCCTGGGTCGGTCTGGTGCCACGCGCGGGCGCGCTGGCCTGCGACGCCGCCACGCCCGGGTTCGTATTCTGCTCGGTGGGACAGGTGGTCTTCATCGCGCCGCTGGTGCTCGGCCTGCTGACCTGGTACGTGCTGGCACTCTGGAACGTTCGCGCCACGCTTTGGGCGCTCGCGGCGGCGGTAGCCGTCTGGGCAGGCCTCGTATCCGCCACCTCGCTCGTTTCACGGACATTGCCGACATGGCTGGCCTCGCTCAGCTCGCTCACCTCGTTCGGCCTGTCCTGGCCGTCGATCGCGGCGCAGGCCGGGGGCATGGGTGTCAATGCGTTTCTCGCCGCCCTGGGCCTCGGTGCCTTCGGTCGCCCGGCCTCCCAGCGCTTCGCGGGCGCTTGGCTGGCCAGCATCCTGTGTGTCGTGCTCGGTCACGCCCTCGCGCCGATCGGCTGGCCCTACTTCACCCTGCCGTTCAATCTTGCGGTGTGGACGGTGCTCGCCGTCTCACGAGCGCAGCCGTCGCCGGAAAGCGCATAA
- a CDS encoding cryptochrome/photolyase family protein: protein MSEFHKGLVWLRRDLRCADNASLAQALASCAEVYVAFVFDTTILDGLPRNDRRVAFLHDSVCELDETLRARGGGLVVRHGDPAHEIPALAKTLGVQAVFAARDYEPAALRRDRAVARSLGDQGIAFELVKDHVIFEMNEVLSAQGEPYSVFTPYQRAWLRQVRPVDLAPHGKPSDFQRLAPPPRAGNGAIPSLATLGFDVPESRRIAVPAGESGAQQLLDDFLPRMAHYHERRDYPAVRGPSYLSVHLRFGTVSIRTLAREAHAAMQHGGEAGRGAQTWLGELIWRDFYFMILHHHPHVDGRAFKPAYDAIEWATGKAADAAFLAWCEGRTGYPLVDAAMRQINQTGYMHNRLRMVTASFLVKDLGIDWRRGEAYFAQALNDFDLAANNGGWQWAASTGCDAQPYFRIFNPVTQSEKFDPEGRFIRKYVPELADLPNKALHAPWRADAQTLSDAGVVLGRNYPEPLVAHDVARQETLTRYAVVKSPATSAEASGAPGAG from the coding sequence ATGAGCGAATTCCACAAAGGTCTGGTATGGCTGCGGCGCGATCTTCGCTGCGCGGACAACGCTTCGCTGGCGCAGGCGCTCGCGAGTTGCGCCGAGGTCTATGTCGCGTTCGTTTTCGACACGACCATTCTCGACGGACTGCCGCGCAACGATCGGCGTGTCGCTTTCCTTCACGACAGTGTTTGCGAACTCGACGAAACGCTCAGGGCGCGCGGTGGCGGGCTGGTCGTGCGCCATGGCGACCCGGCGCATGAGATTCCGGCACTGGCGAAGACGCTCGGCGTGCAGGCGGTGTTCGCCGCCCGGGACTACGAGCCGGCTGCGCTCAGGCGCGACCGTGCCGTCGCCCGGTCGCTGGGCGATCAGGGTATCGCTTTCGAACTCGTGAAGGACCACGTGATCTTCGAGATGAACGAGGTTCTGAGCGCTCAGGGCGAGCCCTACAGCGTATTCACGCCGTACCAGCGTGCCTGGCTCAGGCAGGTGAGGCCGGTCGACCTTGCACCGCACGGCAAGCCGTCCGATTTCCAGCGGTTGGCCCCACCGCCGCGCGCCGGGAACGGGGCGATACCGTCGTTGGCGACGCTGGGCTTCGATGTGCCCGAGTCGCGCCGCATCGCGGTGCCCGCGGGGGAGTCGGGCGCGCAGCAGCTGCTCGACGACTTCCTGCCACGCATGGCGCACTACCACGAACGACGCGACTATCCGGCCGTGCGTGGACCGAGCTATCTGTCCGTGCACCTGCGCTTCGGCACCGTGTCGATCCGCACGCTCGCGCGTGAGGCGCACGCTGCCATGCAGCACGGCGGGGAGGCCGGCCGCGGCGCGCAGACATGGCTCGGCGAGCTGATCTGGCGCGACTTCTATTTCATGATCCTGCATCATCACCCGCACGTGGACGGCCGGGCGTTCAAGCCGGCGTACGACGCGATCGAGTGGGCGACGGGCAAGGCGGCGGACGCTGCGTTCCTGGCCTGGTGCGAGGGGCGCACCGGGTATCCGCTCGTCGACGCGGCGATGCGTCAGATCAATCAGACCGGTTATATGCACAACCGCCTGCGAATGGTGACGGCAAGCTTTCTGGTCAAGGATCTGGGCATCGACTGGCGGCGCGGGGAGGCGTACTTCGCGCAGGCCCTCAACGATTTCGATCTGGCGGCGAACAATGGCGGGTGGCAGTGGGCCGCCTCGACCGGTTGCGATGCCCAGCCGTACTTCCGCATCTTCAACCCGGTCACGCAGTCGGAGAAGTTCGACCCCGAAGGGCGATTCATCCGAAAGTACGTGCCCGAACTGGCTGATCTGCCCAACAAGGCGCTGCATGCGCCCTGGCGCGCCGATGCGCAGACCTTGAGCGACGCCGGCGTGGTGTTGGGGCGAAACTATCCGGAGCCGCTGGTCGCGCACGACGTGGCGCGTCAGGAGACGCTGACGCGGTATGCAGTCGTGAAATCGCCGGCGACATCGGCCGAGGCGAGTGGCGCGCCTGGTGCCGGGTGA